A single region of the Azospirillum brasilense genome encodes:
- a CDS encoding aldehyde dehydrogenase family protein: MLATVDSHIAGRSAPPLKGAYLDKFDPRTGARMQRVADSTPEDLDRAVAAASDALAAWRDTRPSERGRILVETARAIRRNEERLGAIESRETGKPGIEMAQLIDLTAQYFEFYGGIVNVMDGEVINVGPGHHVYTRRDPFGVIGVILPWNAPLHQAARAIAPALATGNTVAAKPSEHTSGSLVELARIAVEEGGLPPGVLNVIVGRGSVIGPAMANHPEVRKISFTGSVRVGQELGRIAADRVLPLTLELGGKSANIVFDDADLDAAAIGSTRAFTWNSGQWCAAGTRLLVQESIHDRFVDKLLTAVAELRVGPEHGATSGPITTHAQFLKIQSYFEAAARDGLTPAIGGRVADDPRLGGGWYIEPTVYTGVTNDMTVAREEIFGPVVCVIPFKDEGDAVRIANESDFGLAAGIWSRDVGRVHRVAARLEAGRIVVNDYSGGFVQTPCGGFKHSGYGREQGIDALSHYTQLKSVIIKL, translated from the coding sequence ATGCTTGCGACCGTCGACAGCCACATTGCGGGACGCTCCGCGCCACCGCTGAAGGGCGCCTATCTCGACAAGTTCGATCCGCGCACCGGCGCCCGGATGCAGCGGGTCGCCGACAGCACGCCCGAGGATCTCGACCGGGCCGTCGCTGCGGCGTCGGACGCACTGGCCGCGTGGCGCGACACGCGACCGTCCGAACGCGGCCGCATCCTGGTCGAGACCGCGCGCGCAATCCGCCGCAACGAAGAGCGGCTCGGCGCCATCGAATCCCGCGAGACCGGCAAGCCGGGCATCGAGATGGCCCAGCTCATCGACCTGACCGCCCAGTATTTCGAGTTCTACGGCGGCATCGTCAACGTGATGGACGGCGAGGTGATCAATGTCGGGCCCGGACATCACGTCTACACCCGCCGCGATCCGTTCGGCGTGATTGGCGTGATCCTGCCCTGGAACGCCCCGCTTCATCAGGCGGCACGGGCGATCGCGCCGGCGCTGGCGACGGGCAACACGGTCGCCGCCAAGCCGTCCGAACACACGTCGGGTTCGCTGGTCGAGTTGGCCCGCATCGCGGTCGAGGAAGGCGGGCTGCCGCCCGGCGTGCTCAACGTGATCGTGGGCAGGGGCAGCGTGATCGGCCCGGCGATGGCCAACCATCCGGAGGTGCGCAAGATCTCCTTCACGGGCAGCGTGCGCGTTGGCCAGGAACTCGGCCGCATCGCGGCGGACCGCGTTCTTCCGCTCACGCTCGAACTCGGCGGCAAGTCGGCAAACATCGTCTTCGACGACGCCGACCTCGACGCCGCAGCCATCGGCTCGACGCGCGCCTTCACCTGGAACAGCGGGCAGTGGTGCGCGGCGGGCACGCGCCTTCTGGTGCAGGAGAGCATCCATGACCGCTTCGTGGACAAGCTGCTGACGGCCGTGGCCGAACTGCGCGTCGGTCCCGAGCATGGCGCGACGTCCGGTCCCATCACCACCCACGCGCAGTTCCTGAAGATCCAGAGCTACTTCGAGGCCGCGGCGCGCGACGGGCTGACGCCCGCCATCGGTGGCCGCGTGGCCGACGATCCCCGCCTGGGCGGCGGGTGGTACATCGAGCCCACGGTTTACACCGGCGTCACCAATGACATGACCGTCGCGCGCGAGGAGATCTTCGGCCCGGTGGTGTGCGTCATTCCGTTCAAGGACGAGGGCGACGCGGTGCGCATTGCGAACGAGTCCGACTTCGGGCTGGCCGCAGGTATCTGGAGCCGGGATGTCGGGCGTGTCCACCGCGTTGCCGCACGGCTCGAAGCCGGGCGCATCGTCGTCAACGACTATAGCGGCGGCTTCGTCCAGACGCCCTGCGGCGGCTTCAAGCACAGCGGCTATGGGCGTGAGCAGGGCATCGACGCCCTGTCGCACTACACCCAGCTGAAGTCGGTCATCATCAAGCTGTAG
- a CDS encoding CaiB/BaiF CoA transferase family protein, which translates to MMRHALDGLTVLDFTHIGAGPTCTMLLADMGARVIKVEPPQGELGRQLGPAWIGDDSALYHAFNRNKLGMSLDLKTPQGVEVARTLARTADVLVESMRPGVMQRIGLGYDVLSAHNPGLVYASISAYGQDGPYAERPGVDGIIQADSGLMSIIGTPASEPCKVQAPVVDVFTGYVAALGILAKMMERRRDGKGGQLDINLLNAALALQQPSIAGYLADGVLPKRQGSAAPYSAPNEAFETADGWIMVAAYNGGRWDRLCEVLGRVDLIHDQRFETSATRVANREAMRDTLGPLFKAQPSEHWLAVLRKVDVLCTRVADYTDLVGHPQVAANAMIAGMSHPALGTIQVPGFPINSRESNAVPHAPAPALGEHSADILASFGFSRGAIAELLDRKVIGSRHPRTAP; encoded by the coding sequence ATGATGCGTCATGCTCTCGACGGCCTGACCGTCCTCGATTTCACGCACATCGGTGCGGGTCCGACCTGCACGATGCTCCTGGCCGACATGGGCGCCCGCGTCATCAAGGTCGAGCCGCCGCAAGGCGAACTCGGCCGCCAACTCGGCCCGGCCTGGATCGGGGACGACAGCGCGCTGTACCACGCCTTCAACCGCAACAAACTGGGGATGTCGCTCGACCTCAAGACCCCGCAGGGAGTCGAGGTCGCCCGGACCCTTGCCCGGACGGCGGACGTGCTGGTCGAGAGCATGCGGCCCGGCGTGATGCAGCGCATCGGCCTCGGCTACGACGTGCTTTCGGCGCACAACCCCGGTCTCGTCTACGCGTCGATCTCGGCCTACGGACAGGACGGTCCCTACGCCGAGCGCCCCGGTGTCGATGGGATCATCCAGGCCGACAGCGGCCTGATGAGCATCATCGGAACGCCCGCGAGCGAACCGTGCAAGGTCCAGGCGCCGGTGGTCGACGTGTTCACCGGCTACGTCGCGGCGCTCGGCATCCTGGCCAAGATGATGGAGCGCCGGCGCGACGGCAAGGGCGGCCAGCTCGACATCAACCTGCTGAACGCCGCCCTGGCACTCCAGCAGCCCTCCATTGCCGGCTACTTGGCGGACGGTGTGCTGCCGAAGCGCCAGGGCAGCGCCGCGCCCTATTCGGCCCCCAACGAGGCATTCGAGACCGCTGACGGCTGGATCATGGTCGCGGCCTACAATGGCGGTCGCTGGGACCGGCTGTGCGAGGTGCTGGGGCGCGTCGACCTGATCCACGACCAGAGGTTCGAAACCTCCGCAACGCGGGTCGCCAATCGGGAGGCGATGCGCGACACGCTCGGGCCACTCTTCAAAGCGCAGCCGAGCGAACACTGGCTGGCCGTCTTGCGCAAGGTGGACGTCCTGTGCACACGGGTGGCCGACTACACAGACCTTGTCGGGCATCCACAGGTGGCGGCCAACGCCATGATCGCCGGGATGAGCCATCCTGCCTTGGGAACGATCCAGGTTCCCGGCTTCCCGATCAACAGTCGCGAGTCCAACGCGGTGCCGCACGCCCCCGCCCCCGCGCTCGGCGAGCATTCCGCCGACATCCTCGCGTCGTTCGGATTTTCCCGCGGCGCCATCGCGGAACTGCTCGACCGCAAGGTGATCGGCTCCCGGCACCCGCGGACGGCCCCATGA
- a CDS encoding NAD(P)-dependent oxidoreductase → MAIGFIGLGAMGAPMVRHLAKAGQDLHVFDTNPAALEAAAALGATVCPSAAAVGHAAEAVLVCLPTPDIVRQVVLGPGGVIEGSKVRICVDHSTTGPSAAREIADRLAGRGITALDAPLAGGVSGAQAGTLSVMVSGETWAYEALAPVFRSFGRHVVHVGTGVGQGQALKLINNMIVGANLVAASEAILFGVRFGLSADAILDMLNASTARSFVTESILADRILDRRFDFGFRLELMRKDLRLCVAEAEAAGAPMLICALAKQLYELAHAHGGGQDDMTVVVKELERAAGAEIARS, encoded by the coding sequence ATGGCGATCGGTTTCATCGGGCTTGGCGCGATGGGCGCCCCAATGGTGCGCCATCTCGCGAAGGCCGGCCAGGACCTGCACGTCTTCGACACCAACCCCGCCGCCCTTGAAGCCGCGGCGGCGCTCGGCGCGACGGTCTGCCCGTCGGCGGCGGCGGTCGGCCATGCGGCGGAGGCGGTGCTGGTCTGCCTTCCGACACCGGACATCGTCCGGCAGGTCGTGCTCGGCCCCGGCGGCGTGATCGAGGGGAGCAAGGTCCGGATCTGCGTGGACCACTCGACGACGGGGCCGAGCGCCGCCCGCGAGATCGCGGACCGGCTCGCGGGCCGTGGAATCACGGCCCTGGACGCACCGCTGGCCGGTGGGGTGTCCGGCGCGCAGGCCGGCACGCTGTCCGTCATGGTGTCCGGCGAGACCTGGGCCTACGAGGCGCTCGCCCCCGTCTTCCGCAGCTTCGGCCGCCACGTCGTCCATGTCGGCACGGGCGTCGGCCAGGGGCAGGCGCTGAAGCTGATCAACAACATGATCGTGGGCGCCAACCTCGTCGCGGCCAGCGAGGCGATCCTGTTCGGGGTCCGCTTCGGCCTGTCCGCCGACGCCATCCTCGACATGCTCAACGCCAGCACGGCGCGCAGCTTCGTCACGGAGAGCATCCTCGCGGACCGCATCCTCGACCGGCGTTTCGACTTCGGCTTCCGACTCGAACTCATGCGCAAGGATCTGCGGCTGTGCGTGGCCGAGGCGGAGGCCGCCGGCGCGCCGATGCTGATCTGCGCGCTCGCCAAGCAACTCTACGAATTGGCCCACGCCCATGGTGGCGGACAGGACGACATGACGGTCGTCGTGAAGGAGCTGGAGCGCGCCGCTGGAGCGGAGATCGCCCGTTCCTGA
- a CDS encoding MFS transporter, whose translation MERLEAARAPNSAAIFASSDDAVVRRLTAAQKKAIIAATAGTIVEYTDWVIYAIFASILANKFFPAGNSFTALLSVFAIFAVGFIMRPVGGAVLGAFADRHGRKKGLTLSILLMSGASFVIGVCPTYDQIGLAAPIILVLARLTQGFSAGGEFGSASTFLIESAPADRRAFAGSWQWFAINAGTLISFVLAFSFTVIGSDGGLSSWGWRAAFIIAGLLGLVTLWIRLSVGETEVFKKRAATEGVQRHPMVDVFRKHPRDALRVIGIAMAGNLLNYVWMVNYPSHAHLVTGLPMSQTLLAGIVSVTVSLVLIPFVGMLADRIGRRPVLIAFAFSSALYAWPSLALLSPATSFPELVAIQTVAMVLMTGFAGAGAVTMAEQFPTEVRVTGIALPYALSVTLFGGTAPYLITAMGGWGYGHLVWIYLAAISVIGGIVYTLMPETKGKPLP comes from the coding sequence ATGGAACGGTTGGAGGCGGCGCGTGCGCCGAATTCCGCAGCGATCTTCGCGTCATCGGACGACGCCGTCGTCCGGCGGCTGACCGCCGCTCAGAAGAAGGCGATCATCGCCGCAACGGCGGGCACGATCGTCGAATACACGGACTGGGTGATCTATGCGATTTTCGCGTCGATCCTCGCGAACAAGTTCTTTCCGGCGGGCAACTCCTTCACCGCCCTTCTTTCGGTTTTCGCCATCTTCGCGGTCGGCTTCATCATGAGGCCGGTCGGCGGCGCGGTCCTCGGCGCCTTTGCTGACCGCCACGGCCGCAAGAAGGGCCTGACCCTGTCCATCCTGCTCATGTCGGGCGCGTCCTTCGTGATCGGCGTCTGCCCAACCTACGACCAGATCGGTCTGGCCGCCCCGATCATCCTCGTGCTGGCGCGCCTGACGCAGGGATTCTCGGCCGGTGGGGAATTCGGCTCCGCCTCCACCTTCCTGATCGAATCCGCGCCCGCGGACCGGCGGGCCTTCGCCGGGTCCTGGCAATGGTTCGCCATCAACGCGGGCACGCTGATCTCCTTCGTGCTCGCCTTCTCCTTCACGGTCATCGGGAGCGACGGGGGGCTGTCGTCCTGGGGATGGCGCGCCGCCTTCATCATTGCCGGCCTGCTGGGCCTGGTCACGCTGTGGATTCGCCTCTCCGTCGGTGAGACCGAGGTCTTCAAGAAGCGAGCGGCCACGGAGGGCGTCCAACGGCACCCGATGGTTGACGTGTTCCGCAAGCATCCGCGCGACGCCCTCCGCGTCATCGGCATCGCCATGGCCGGCAATCTGCTCAACTATGTGTGGATGGTGAATTACCCGAGCCACGCGCACCTCGTCACCGGCCTGCCGATGAGCCAGACGCTCCTGGCGGGCATCGTTTCGGTCACCGTGTCGCTCGTCCTGATCCCCTTCGTCGGCATGCTTGCCGACCGGATCGGGCGGCGCCCGGTGCTGATTGCCTTCGCCTTCAGCTCCGCCCTCTACGCTTGGCCGAGCCTCGCTCTGCTCTCCCCGGCCACCAGCTTTCCCGAACTCGTGGCGATCCAGACGGTCGCCATGGTGCTCATGACCGGCTTCGCCGGGGCCGGGGCCGTCACGATGGCCGAGCAATTTCCAACCGAAGTGCGGGTCACCGGCATTGCGCTGCCCTATGCCCTGTCCGTCACGCTGTTCGGCGGAACCGCGCCCTACCTGATCACGGCCATGGGCGGCTGGGGATACGGCCACCTCGTGTGGATTTACCTCGCGGCCATCAGTGTGATCGGCGGGATCGTCTACACGCTCATGCCGGAAACCAAGGGAAAGCCGCTGCCCTGA
- the gcvA gene encoding transcriptional regulator GcvA, which produces MDRLPPLNPLRAFEAAGRLRSIRKAADELSVTPGAVSRQVQSLESHLGTPLFRREPREIVLTPEGEQYLAAITLHFDGIREATRKLTGQTTIEVVRIRAYTTFAVKWLIPRLSSFHADNRTTEVRLTTSVEAVDFDRENVDGAIRLGDGNWPGVEVDRLIANELVPLCSPALRRHAGLKRVGDLAGQTLLHSLVRLDDWRYWLEAAGAEGIDPYAGPKYASSTLAYQAALEGQGVMIAQKALFAEDLRARRLVQPFGPPLDRGEFTYYFIYPRNRMRNPAFRRFREWLLAQTRT; this is translated from the coding sequence ATGGATCGGCTTCCCCCTCTCAACCCGTTGCGCGCCTTCGAAGCCGCCGGCCGGCTCAGGAGCATCCGCAAGGCTGCGGATGAACTGTCCGTCACGCCGGGTGCGGTGAGCCGTCAGGTGCAGAGCCTGGAAAGCCATCTCGGCACGCCGCTCTTCCGCCGGGAACCGCGGGAAATCGTCCTGACGCCCGAGGGGGAGCAGTATCTGGCGGCGATCACGCTGCATTTCGACGGCATCCGCGAGGCCACCCGGAAGCTCACCGGCCAGACGACCATCGAGGTCGTCCGAATCCGCGCCTACACGACCTTCGCGGTCAAATGGCTGATTCCACGCCTATCGTCGTTCCATGCGGACAACAGGACCACAGAGGTGCGCCTCACGACTTCCGTGGAGGCGGTGGATTTCGACCGGGAAAACGTCGACGGCGCCATCCGGCTGGGGGACGGCAACTGGCCCGGCGTCGAGGTGGACCGGCTCATCGCGAACGAACTGGTGCCGTTGTGCAGCCCCGCCCTGCGGCGGCACGCGGGTTTGAAAAGGGTCGGCGACCTTGCGGGTCAGACGCTGCTTCACTCGCTGGTGCGGCTCGACGACTGGCGCTACTGGTTGGAAGCGGCGGGCGCCGAAGGCATCGATCCCTATGCCGGGCCGAAATACGCGAGTTCCACGCTCGCCTATCAGGCGGCCTTGGAAGGCCAAGGCGTCATGATCGCGCAGAAGGCGCTGTTCGCCGAGGATCTGCGTGCCCGCCGTCTGGTGCAGCCCTTCGGGCCGCCGCTCGACCGCGGGGAGTTCACCTATTACTTCATCTATCCCCGCAACCGGATGCGCAACCCGGCTTTCCGCCGGTTCCGGGAGTGGCTTTTGGCGCAAACCCGGACGTAA
- a CDS encoding oxidoreductase: protein MRVWFITGASRGFGSLIAAEALAAGDAVVATARNPKAVTERIGDHPNLLPVALDVTDEAQAQAAAAAAVERFGRIDVLVNNAGYGLLGAVEESSGPEVEKIFATNVFGLLAVTRAVLPHMRRQRSGHVINISSIGGYGAFVGWGVYGSTKFAVEGITEALAAELAPLGVKATVVEPGFFRTDFLDGQSLAVSAEIADYAETVGAMRRFAADANHAQPGDPTKFAKAMLTLAGAENQPVRLAVGSDTVAHIERKNATVARELDAWRELSLSTDFPVSAA, encoded by the coding sequence ATGCGTGTGTGGTTCATCACGGGTGCTTCCCGCGGTTTCGGTTCGCTCATCGCTGCCGAAGCCCTCGCCGCCGGCGATGCGGTCGTCGCGACTGCCCGCAATCCGAAGGCGGTCACCGAGCGGATCGGCGATCATCCCAACCTGCTCCCCGTGGCGCTCGATGTGACGGACGAGGCTCAAGCCCAGGCGGCAGCCGCGGCGGCTGTGGAACGCTTCGGTCGGATCGACGTGCTGGTCAACAACGCCGGTTACGGCCTGCTCGGCGCGGTCGAGGAGTCGAGCGGTCCCGAAGTCGAGAAGATCTTCGCGACCAACGTCTTCGGCCTTCTCGCCGTAACCCGGGCCGTGCTGCCGCACATGCGGCGCCAGCGTTCGGGCCATGTCATCAACATCTCGTCCATCGGCGGCTATGGGGCTTTCGTCGGCTGGGGCGTCTACGGTTCCACCAAGTTTGCGGTGGAAGGCATCACCGAGGCGCTCGCCGCCGAACTGGCCCCCCTCGGCGTCAAGGCGACCGTCGTGGAGCCGGGCTTCTTCCGCACCGATTTCCTGGACGGGCAATCGCTGGCGGTGAGCGCTGAAATCGCCGACTACGCCGAGACGGTGGGAGCCATGCGCCGTTTCGCGGCGGACGCTAACCACGCCCAGCCCGGCGATCCCACCAAGTTCGCCAAGGCGATGCTCACGCTCGCCGGTGCCGAGAATCAGCCGGTGCGGCTGGCGGTGGGCAGCGACACGGTGGCCCACATCGAGCGCAAGAACGCGACGGTCGCAAGGGAACTCGATGCGTGGCGGGAGCTTTCGCTGTCGACCGACTTTCCGGTGTCCGCCGCGTAA
- a CDS encoding Zn-ribbon domain-containing OB-fold protein codes for MEGPNGENPHPEPSWLDRSNGAPRLAASRHRETGRCVFPRVPATSPAAPRYEPVTLSSHARLYSHTVIHPNPKTGQAPFALVYADFPEEVRVFGRLDLPEGERPSIGARLEAVIDESADGNARYVFVPAEEAVP; via the coding sequence ATGGAAGGGCCGAACGGAGAGAACCCGCATCCGGAGCCGTCCTGGCTCGACCGGAGCAACGGCGCGCCCCGGCTGGCCGCCTCACGCCACCGGGAAACGGGCCGCTGCGTGTTTCCGCGCGTGCCGGCCACGTCGCCGGCCGCGCCGCGCTACGAGCCGGTCACCTTGTCGTCCCATGCCCGGCTCTACAGCCACACCGTCATCCACCCCAACCCGAAGACCGGCCAGGCTCCGTTCGCTCTCGTCTATGCGGATTTTCCGGAAGAGGTCCGGGTTTTCGGCCGGCTCGACCTGCCGGAGGGTGAGCGCCCGTCCATCGGAGCGCGGCTGGAAGCCGTCATCGACGAGTCCGCGGACGGCAACGCCCGCTATGTGTTCGTTCCCGCAGAGGAGGCCGTTCCATGA
- a CDS encoding thiolase family protein — translation MSRDVYIAGAAMTPFGRHDARSMQDLAQAAVLGALADAGADPNRIQAFYNANVYGGMVLGQVLMRDLGITGPALYNVENACASGATAVHLACQALRLGLYDTVLVWGVEQLTRLGGGTIPLQRNDYKTELYAAQGMTLPTVYAMRGSRYLHERRETPEILARIAVKNRAHGARNPYAQQRKEVTVEEVLNSRPVAEPLTLLQCCPSQVDGAAALVLTTVKPASSRRPVRVLGSAVQSGHLEEGCDDILDAEITARTARLAYEEAGVGPRDVGVVELHDAFTIAELLYYEALGLCEKGGSADMLRRGDTALGGRVPVNPSGGLLAKGHPLGATGVAQMVEIAWQLQGRADGRQVEGARIGLTQCTGGGIAGVDHAASSVHILGV, via the coding sequence ATGAGCCGCGACGTCTACATTGCCGGGGCCGCGATGACACCGTTCGGGCGCCATGACGCCCGATCCATGCAGGATCTGGCGCAGGCCGCCGTGCTGGGGGCGCTTGCCGACGCTGGTGCGGACCCGAACCGCATCCAGGCCTTCTACAACGCCAACGTCTATGGCGGCATGGTGCTGGGGCAGGTGCTGATGCGCGATCTCGGCATCACGGGGCCGGCGCTCTACAACGTGGAGAACGCCTGCGCCAGCGGTGCTACCGCCGTGCATCTCGCCTGCCAAGCGCTGCGCCTTGGCCTGTATGACACCGTCCTCGTCTGGGGTGTGGAGCAACTGACCCGGCTGGGTGGCGGCACCATCCCCCTCCAGCGCAACGACTACAAGACGGAGCTTTACGCGGCACAGGGCATGACGCTGCCCACGGTCTATGCCATGCGCGGCAGCCGCTATCTTCATGAACGCCGGGAGACGCCGGAAATCCTCGCCCGCATCGCCGTGAAGAACCGCGCCCACGGCGCGCGCAACCCCTACGCCCAGCAGCGCAAGGAGGTCACGGTTGAGGAGGTGCTGAATTCCCGCCCCGTCGCGGAGCCGCTGACGCTGCTGCAATGCTGCCCGTCGCAGGTCGATGGGGCCGCCGCCCTCGTGCTGACGACGGTGAAGCCGGCATCCTCCCGGCGCCCGGTGCGTGTTCTCGGCTCCGCCGTCCAGTCCGGCCATCTCGAAGAGGGCTGCGACGACATCCTTGACGCGGAAATCACCGCCCGCACGGCGCGCCTCGCCTATGAGGAGGCTGGTGTCGGCCCGCGGGACGTCGGTGTCGTCGAGCTGCACGACGCCTTCACCATTGCCGAACTTCTCTATTACGAAGCGCTCGGCCTCTGCGAGAAGGGCGGGAGCGCCGATATGCTGCGGCGTGGGGACACCGCGCTCGGTGGCCGCGTTCCCGTCAATCCGAGCGGCGGCCTGCTCGCTAAGGGTCATCCGCTGGGCGCCACCGGCGTCGCGCAGATGGTGGAGATCGCTTGGCAGCTTCAGGGCCGTGCCGACGGGCGTCAGGTCGAAGGGGCCCGCATCGGTCTGACGCAATGCACCGGTGGCGGAATCGCCGGCGTCGACCATGCGGCGTCCTCTGTCCATATTCTGGGGGTGTGA
- a CDS encoding SDR family oxidoreductase, with translation MEARDIVVVTGGARGIGFGIARLMASRGYDVALFDRDRAALDEAAAILRDSSGARAVPVAVDVTSRIEVEEAVAAVAAEFGRIDVLVNNAGIVRDKRLFAMEEEDWDAVVATNLKSQFLTCKAVLPGMVERGYGRIVNISSRAWLGGFGQANYSAAKGGVVSLTRSLAVEFAAKGVTVNAIAPGIVDTPLFRTFREDVQERLKTSVPVQRIGTPEDIAQVVLFFAARTNSYITGQLLYVCGGRSLSSPSV, from the coding sequence ATGGAAGCGCGGGATATCGTCGTCGTCACGGGCGGAGCCCGTGGCATCGGCTTCGGCATCGCCCGCCTCATGGCGAGCAGGGGTTACGACGTCGCTCTGTTCGACCGTGACCGGGCGGCACTGGACGAGGCGGCCGCCATACTGCGCGACAGCAGCGGTGCGCGGGCAGTCCCGGTCGCCGTGGACGTCACCAGCCGCATCGAGGTCGAAGAGGCCGTCGCCGCGGTCGCGGCGGAGTTCGGCCGCATCGACGTGCTGGTCAACAATGCCGGCATCGTCCGTGACAAGCGGCTTTTTGCCATGGAGGAAGAGGATTGGGACGCCGTGGTGGCGACCAATCTCAAATCGCAGTTCCTCACCTGCAAGGCGGTCCTGCCCGGCATGGTCGAGCGCGGCTATGGCCGGATCGTCAACATCTCGTCGCGCGCCTGGCTCGGCGGCTTCGGTCAGGCGAATTATTCGGCAGCCAAAGGTGGTGTGGTCAGCCTCACACGCAGCCTGGCGGTCGAGTTCGCTGCAAAGGGTGTCACCGTAAACGCCATCGCTCCAGGCATCGTCGATACGCCCTTGTTCCGCACGTTCAGGGAGGATGTGCAGGAGCGCTTGAAGACGAGCGTTCCCGTGCAGCGGATCGGCACACCGGAGGACATTGCCCAGGTGGTTCTGTTCTTCGCGGCGCGCACGAATTCCTACATCACTGGCCAGCTTCTCTACGTGTGCGGTGGCCGGTCGCTCTCAAGCCCCAGCGTCTGA
- a CDS encoding enoyl-CoA hydratase/isomerase family protein, translating into MTITSNVEDRIGTITIDRAEKLNALDPEHLRALRRHLAGLSSDPSVNVIVITGAGGRAFCVGADLTSAPTSDAGVAEAFPMDLEQSGENGLYIRLFDLSGLQIRKPLIAAVDGYCLGGGLELALQCDLVVASGKASFGLPEVAVASVPGGGGATNLMRAIPRAVAMRMLLTGERIDAQRALAIGLVSDVWPAERFADETNALARRIADNGPLAVQMIKMLASQTTTLPSLQAFQLTELAWSLLRDTADRREGRQAFAEKRKPVYIGR; encoded by the coding sequence ATGACCATCACCAGCAACGTCGAGGATCGGATTGGCACAATCACGATCGACCGCGCCGAAAAGCTCAACGCCCTCGACCCGGAGCATCTGCGGGCGCTGCGGCGGCATCTGGCCGGCCTTTCGTCCGATCCGTCCGTGAACGTCATCGTGATCACCGGTGCGGGCGGTCGGGCCTTTTGTGTCGGCGCCGATCTCACTTCCGCTCCGACCAGCGATGCGGGCGTCGCCGAGGCCTTTCCCATGGATCTGGAACAGTCAGGCGAGAACGGGCTCTACATCCGCCTGTTCGACCTCTCCGGCCTGCAGATCCGTAAGCCGTTGATTGCAGCCGTCGACGGATACTGCCTTGGCGGAGGACTGGAACTGGCTCTGCAATGCGACCTCGTTGTCGCATCGGGCAAGGCATCTTTCGGTCTGCCCGAGGTGGCGGTGGCGAGCGTGCCCGGAGGAGGCGGAGCGACCAACCTGATGCGGGCCATCCCTCGCGCCGTCGCGATGCGGATGCTGCTGACCGGCGAGCGCATCGATGCGCAACGGGCGCTCGCCATCGGCCTTGTCAGCGACGTCTGGCCCGCGGAACGTTTTGCTGACGAGACCAATGCGCTCGCACGCCGTATCGCCGACAATGGCCCGCTGGCGGTTCAAATGATCAAGATGCTGGCCAGTCAAACCACGACGTTGCCAAGTCTTCAGGCGTTCCAACTGACGGAACTGGCCTGGAGCCTGCTGCGCGACACGGCTGACCGCCGCGAGGGGCGGCAGGCCTTTGCCGAAAAACGTAAGCCGGTTTACATTGGCCGCTGA
- a CDS encoding IS6 family transposase, which yields MTTRADHRYTGYRYPAEVIATAVWLSFRFPLSLRMVEEMLAARGILVSYETVRQWGLKFGRDIADQLRRRAPQRGDKWHLDEVVLTIAGKKLYLWRGVDRDGFVLDVLVQSRRNAKAAKHLLRKLLKKQGRAPRVLVTDKLKSYAAAKRTIMPGVEHRQHKGLNNRAENSHQPTRRRERQMKRFKSPRQVQRFLSIHDPINNLFHLRRDSRPASDYRTARAQAFATWAEVVGAPLVAA from the coding sequence ATGACGACCCGCGCCGACCACCGCTATACTGGTTACCGCTACCCCGCCGAGGTCATCGCGACGGCGGTCTGGCTGTCCTTCCGCTTTCCCCTGAGCCTGCGGATGGTCGAGGAGATGCTGGCAGCGCGCGGCATCCTCGTCAGTTATGAGACGGTGCGGCAGTGGGGCCTGAAGTTCGGCCGCGACATCGCCGACCAACTGCGCCGACGTGCTCCCCAGCGCGGCGACAAGTGGCACCTCGACGAGGTTGTCCTGACCATCGCTGGCAAGAAGCTGTATCTCTGGCGGGGCGTCGACCGCGATGGCTTCGTGCTCGATGTGCTGGTGCAGAGCCGGCGCAATGCCAAGGCGGCCAAGCACCTGCTCCGCAAATTGCTGAAAAAGCAGGGCCGCGCGCCGCGAGTGCTGGTGACCGATAAGCTGAAGTCCTACGCCGCGGCCAAGCGGACCATCATGCCGGGGGTGGAGCACCGTCAGCACAAGGGGCTCAACAACCGCGCCGAGAACTCTCACCAACCGACCCGACGACGGGAACGCCAGATGAAGCGCTTCAAGTCACCCCGCCAAGTGCAGCGCTTCCTCTCTATCCACGACCCGATCAACAACCTTTTTCATCTCCGCCGCGACAGCCGTCCCGCCTCCGACTACCGCACCGCCCGAGCCCAGGCCTTCGCCACCTGGGCCGAGGTCGTCGGCGCGCCGCTGGTTGCTGCGTGA